GGTTATTTAGTTTTTCCCATACTTTGATAATTTTCAGCTTATGTTCATCCTGACTTCCCACAGATAATGGGATAGGGATAATTTTCCCGAGCAAACATGCCCAGAATAACAGAAGAAAATCTCCGTTATCTTCAATTTGAATAACTACTTCATCTTCTTCCTTAATTCCTGCTTCCTGTAAATTATGTAGAATAAAAAGAGCTTTCTCATATAGTTCGGCATAAGGCAAATAAGATTCATTGCTACTATCTTTTATTAAGCAAATAAAGGAAGTATTAATTTCTTTTGCCTTTAATAAATAGGATACCAGGTCTGCTGGGGAAACGGAATTACTCATATTACTATTGGAAATTTTAAGATTCGATAAATTTCAGATGTATGGGCCTGTGAAAATCGCTTAAGGACTAAGCTACTCCCAGTAAATTTCTGCAACTCTATTATTAAGAATTACTGTTGAGCGTTTTACGCCAGATTCTTTTTGAATAACAAACTGATTGTCTTCCGGGAAAACAATAGTCTGACTAATCACTGTTCTTTCGTTTTCTTTATGAAAAACCACAGCTATTTTTGATTTGTATTTTTTAGCGGCAAATAATACTTTACTATCTTTTACCCTCATCTCTTCCACATTATTCCAGTCAGATTTAGTCAGATTAACCAGCTGCATCATCCTTTCGGCATCAGGTACACCACTGCCTAAATAATTATTACTATAGGGATACAGATTTCCGGATTTCTGTAATAACTGACTTATATCTGAACTGGTCAGGCGGGGATTTTTTTCCAGAAGACAGGCGACCAGTCCTGTGATAACCGGTGCTGAGAAAGATGTTCCGTTATTAGAATAACAAGAAATATCCGGTTTTATATAGCTTAAAAAAGGAGGTCCTATTCCACTGAAAATTGCCTTTTGACCATGTTTATCAGTTGATCCTACTGCTATTGCACCCGTTGCATCAGCAGGAGTTGAAATATATTTCCAGTTTCTGTTTCCTCCTTCATTTCCTGCCGCAATCACGATGATCATTCCCTTTTCTCTGACAGCTATACTTACAGCTTTTGCAATTGAACTGGTCACTCCATTCATATTTTCCGGCCTGTAGTTTTCAAGAGGATTGTCATATTCAGCAGAATACGCCAGTGAAGTATTGACTAATCTTACCCCCAGACTATCCATCCATTCTAAAGCTGAAACCAGATAGTCTTCCTCTTTTCGAAATTCCTTCCGGGAGTCATCTGTTCTGGCTAAATAAAATGAGGCATCAGTTGCTAAACCATATTTTTTTCGTTTGTCTTTGTCAGATCCGGCTATAAATTGCCAGACCAGCGTACCATGCGTATCATTAGGACCAGTTCCTCTGTCAAAAAAATTATCACGATCAGCAGGTTCTATGAAGTCCTTTGTTCCTAATACCCGTTTATCATTAAAAACAGCTTGTAAAGACGCGTTCTGTTTTGATTTCCAGAAGTGCCCGTCAATAACGCCGATCACTACGTTTTTACCCGTAAGATTTTCTTTTGCTATAGCCTTACTGTTGATCTGCTCCAATACAAAATTATCAGTCTCAGTTTCATTATCAGAAGAAGCAAGAACTGAATTGCTCTTAATTAACCTGATATCCTTAACAAAGCCTGTTTCTCTGAGTAACCGGATTTCATCCTGATTAAGGTAAGCTGAAACAGCATTCAGCCATTTAGATCTGCAAACTACTTTAATATGACTGGCTGACAGAAAATTCAAATAGTTACGATCAAGAGGCCGGTCTGAAGACTGATTTAACTCCAATCCCAGAAGGTTTCTGTTCCATATCGCTTGCTCAGAAACATTCACACCTGTTACCTTTCCAACTTCTTTATCCGAGAAAAAAATCCAGTATTTATCTTTAGCATACCCGCTCTGAAAAATCAGCAGAATGGCGGCAATCAGTAAAGTTCTTTTCATAGTTTCTGAAAAAAATAATTGTCAGGGATCAATTCTTTTTGAACATCTCTCCTAAAAATTTCGGGTCAGTACACAGATATAGCCAGCTCATATGCGTTGTTTCATATTCAAAATACTTGACTTTAGCATTTGCGAATCGCAAATTCTGAGCAACCAGTCTCATGTACTCCACAGGAATATCCGGATCATATTTTCCAGCTGAAATATAAAATGATGCGTTTTTCACTACTTTATATTGTTTTTCAGTCAGAGGAAAAAGGTAGGACATCACAATTGCATTATTAAAAAGCTTCGGATATCTTAATAATACATCCAGTACAGCATGTCCGCCTGTAGATACACCAGCTACATACATTTTTTTGTTATCTATGGAATATTCCTTTTTCAACTTATTGACCACCTCAATTGACATCTGAAGTGAAGGCTGAGGAGGAGAATTTATATTTCCTTCATTACCGGTCCATTCATCAGTCATCTTAACTAAATGCGGAACCAGTACGAAACAAGGATATTGATCAGCGATCTCCTCTTTAGTAAATGTTTGTACAAAATGTACCAGAGGATTATTATTAACGCCTCTTTCTCCTATCCCATGAAAGAATAAAACTAAAGGATATTTCTTCTTAGGATCATAATTACGGGGCTTTAGCAACTGGTAGTATAAAGTATCCTTTCCATTTTTTATATATACCTCTTTGAGGAAAAGCTTCGATACAGATTCCTGTATCTTTTTTGAATAAAAGCCATTTGGAACTACTAAATTCTGTAAAGCAATATCTCCCAGAACATTACCCCTGGATATTCCATTTTTGGTCTCTAAATTAATTTTATAGATTGCCGGTTTTCCACAGGCAGCAAAGTTGTCTAATACTTCAATTTTATTCTCCTTATTTGACATCTCCCCTTCCTTCATTAAAATTGCGGATTGATTGGAATACTGAAATTTAACAGTATCCTTAGTGAAAACATCCCCGTCATTTGTCATAATGTTCGGCATGGCAAAATCATCCGTAATAGCATCATTTATCCTGCAATTGGCAATCAATGCGTTATTCTTACTATATATAGCAATATTATTATTGTATATATTAGGGAATCTCACCCAGGCCTGTGTTCCATCAACATTACAATAAGGGCTATAACAATTTGCTGCATTATTTGATCTTACTCCAAAAACAATAACGTTATTGTGACTTACGTTTGCAAAATCAAGTCTGGCTCTGTTGACATCAATGTTCACAACCCCAAAATTCTCCCGTTCTACCTTACCGGCATGTATCGTTTTAAACGCTGTATTATCAGGAGTTCCTTTACCCGTAAATGAAGGTAAATATTGTGGAAATAAGAATTGGGTAGGCGGTTTATAATCCTCATTGATCCCATTTTTACTGGTTTCAGGATCTGCACCTCTAAGTATTACCCCACTAAATAACTCAACATCAGCGTTCAGATAATACTTTCCTTTAGGAAAAAACAAAACCCCGCCACCATTATCTGAAATATCTTTCATTGTTTTAGATAGAGTTAGAGAATCCACTCTCCCTTTTTCATCAATTAATCCTGGAATTTTAACCGCATTAACAGTGTTTTTCCATGGTAAGTTATCTGTCCAGTGATTTACAGAATTATACTTCGTGAAATAGGGATTATTAACGGGAATCTGAGCTATTGCTGCTGTCTTAATCAAAAACAGCAAGGCAACAGCTACAATTTGTTTCAAAATCTTAGCATTCATTTTGGTTTATTTAGGTTTTAAAGAATTCAATACCAGCCTGTGTTCATCGGTTTAATGGTATCATTCCTTGTGAGAAATTAATTCTGCTAAAGAGGATATACCGAAAAAGAGGAACCGGTAATCAGGATATAAGCCAGGAAGCTGTATATCAGATATATTTATCCATATATCTTTTCAACGTGCGATTCACAAATTTCGATAGAAATAGATTGTGAAATAGAGCTAAGCCGGACTACCAGCCTCATTTTCCCTTTTTTCTCAGTTAAAAATCCCTCAAATCCCATTAAAGGGCCTTTGACTATGACCACCCGCTCACCTTTACACAAGGATGATGATCCATATATCTCTACTTCCTGTTCGCAAATCAGGTCCTTTATAGCCCTGACCTGGTTCTCCGGAACTGAGCATGGAACTCCACCATGAGATAAAAATTTAATAACTCCGCGCTGGCTCAAAACTTTCCATCTTTCTTGCTGAGTTATTTTAACAAACAGATAATTGGGAAACAGGGGTACTTCGACGACTTTTTTTCTGTCACTCCACTGCCTGGTCACCTTTTGCAGTGGTAGAAAAGCATCAATATCAAGCTCTAGCAATCGTCCATAAATTTTTTTCTCGGTTTTAGGAGAAGTATAGGCAACCAGCCATTGATTTTGCATAAAAAGTAATTAATAATTTTTTAGAATGATTTAAAAGAGAAACTATGCTTAACGCAGGTAAATTGATTTACCTGCTAAAAACCAAAAAAATAATATCTTATTATATGTACCCGAACCGGCATCCTTCTTCCTCCTGGATATTTTTAGCACCCAAATCCCCCCTCCTGCCTTAATTCGCAGAACTACGTGATGATCTTATTTAACAGGCGAACTTATACTGAAGTATGCCCTAATCCGAAAAGTTATTTATTGTACGGCAAGCTACATTTTGCAGCTGCAAAGAATTTGTTTTTATCACATTATCCGTTGAAAGGATAATCGTATTCAGACAGTGAGATGTTAGTAAAATCATGGGTCTTTTAAAGAAATTTGAACGATACCTATGGGGCTAAGCCAATTTAAAATTTATGATAAAATGTGGTTTACGTAATGATTTTTTAAAAGGAATAGGAGCGGCTACAAAATAGCTTCGCTGTTTTAACTTACAGCAAGCAGTTAAATATGAGTTAAAAATTATGCGTTTGTATTACTTAAACCAAATCTAATAAAATTTATTTATAATATACACAGTGAAATTAAGGAAAACATATATATAATTTAATAAAAACGTATAAAAAGCGCATTGAAACGAATTTTAAAAGGTATAAATCTGATTATCAATTTATTAATCAACAACTGTTTAAAAAAAATCACTTCTATCCTTATTATATTGCCTGCTCAAAGCAGTGTGTTTTGAGCAGGCAACAACAATTTAGATTCAGTATAAATTTAAACATGCAACATTTAGCTGTGCCCGCTGTCTTTTTATCATCCCATTAAAACATTTACTATAAAAAATCGTACAATGGCTTTTAAGTTATACTTTCTATCTTTTTTTTTGATTACCGTTAATCCGCTTCTTGCACAGGATAAAACTTCCGGAATCCAAACAATTATCAGCAGGGAAATGCAGGAGCGGCGAATCCCCGGTCTTCAACTTGCAGTTGTACAGCATGGAAAAATAGTTTTCAGTAAATCCTATGGTATCGCCAATATTCAGGACAGTATTCCAGTGACGGGCAAAACAGTTTTCGCGATCAATTCCTGTACAAAAGTCTTCACCAGTGTAGCTATAATGCAATTAGCTGAAGCTGGAAAATTAAATTTATCAGCCCCGGTATCAGCTTATATAGATAGCCTCCCTGCAACATGGAAAGCTGTTACGATTAAACAATTGCTGACACATACTTCCGGCTTCCCGGATTTGCTTAAAGTTCTTGATCCTGATGTGGGGAGTGTTGGTACTTTAAAGCGTGAACAGGTTATCTGGGAAAAATTAAAGACTATACCAATGGAATTCAAGCCGGGTGAAAGATTCAGTTATAATCAAACCAATGCGTATTTATTAGGTAAAATCATTGATAAACTCTATGGTCAGCCTTTTGCCCGGATCTTTGCAGAAAATCAATTTCAACCTGTAGGTATGCAAAGTACTGTCTTTGGCGATTCCCGTGACATTATCCCTCATTTTGCACCTACCTACAGCTACAAACAATATATAGACGGGCAGAAACTGAATAAAGAAGTGCTAACCAATAATTATTACGAATTCCCCTATTTCCACAGAACCGCATCCGGCCTGAACAGTACTGCTGAGGATATGGCAAAATGGATCATCGCTCTGCAGAGTGGTGTATTTCTAAAATCAAAATCAACTCTTGATACGATGTGGTCACCTGCTACATTCAATAATGGCACCCCTACTCCCTGGGCTCTGGGCTGGGGCTTAACCAAATTTCGTCAACACCATAGAGCAATAGGTATGTCAGGTGGTGGCCGTTCAGCATTTCTGATTTATCCTGATGACGACCTCGCGATTATCGTGTTAACCAATCTTGCAGGTGGCTCTCCGGAAGATTTTCTGGAAGAACTGGCAGGTTGTTATAATCCGGAAATTCCAAATGCCGATCCGGTTACCTATCTGCGGATCACCTTAAGAAAGACAGGTTTTGAGCAGGCAATTGAAATTACAGATCGCGAAAAGAAACAAAATCCACTTTTCAATCCCAATGAGTTTGAGCTGAATGAGTGGGCTTATCGAATGATGTCCAAAAATCAGCTTAAGGAAGCTACTGAAATCTTCAAACTCAATGTACATCTTTATCCACAAAGCTGGAACACTTATGATAGTTATGGAGAAGCTTTGTTAAAAGGTGGCTTCAGAGCTGAAGCGATCAGCATGTACAAAAAATCAGTAGCACTTAATCCTGATAATGGACATGGTAAAAAAGTATTGGAGCAGCTTTCTGCTCCATAACAGCGATTCATATATTAATGCAACTATGTTTCATTAATACACCGTTTTTCCTTATTTTGCGCACATGATGAAATTTAAAATTCTCTGTTCGCTTACCCTGGCCATATATCTGTTTTTGCCATTGAAACTGAAGGCGCAATTCATAACCGGAAAAGATCCGATTCCGGAAAGTTCAACCAATAATTCAGGTAAAAGCCTGCAGGATGCCAGCCGGATTGGCCGTACTTCAGGTTCAAAAGCGCCCGAGTTTCAGGAGCTTTACGATTATGAAGTCAGTACAAAAAATCTGGTCAGTGCTACGTTCCCTTATCAGTCTTTATTACACAGGGCCTATGTAATCATGCTGACAGAACAGAAGATCATAGACCATAAAGAAGCTAAAAGTATACTCAACGGACTTGTCAAAGTAGACAAGCTCGCGCTTGAAAATCCGTCATTGCAGGTGTACCTGCCCTATGAGGCTCAATTAATCAAAGAAGTGGGCAGTGCAGGTGGAAAAATGCACATCGGCCGCAGTCGTAATGATCTGGATAATACGACTAACCGTATGTATTTACGCGATCAGCTAATTGAAGTGATTGATGCTGTTATCCGGCTGCGTAAAGCGATCCAGACTAAAGCTATGGACCATCTGCAAACTGTGATGGTCATCTACACGCATAGAAAAGAAGCACAGCCCGGCACACTTGCTCATTACTTAACGGCTATTGATGAAAGTCTGGCCAAAAGTTTAGAACGCTATATTCAGCTTTATGACCGTATCGATCAGTCTCCGCTTGGATCTGGTGCAAGTGGTGGTACCGGCTGGCCATTAGACCGGTATAGAGTAGCAGACCTGCTGGGTTTTAACAGACAGCTGGTTGTCAATACGATAGAAGGAGTTGCGGGCTGGGATCATATAGCCGAATTTGCTGCTGATAATGCAATCTTCATGAGTGATCTCAGCCGTCTGGCTTCAGAGTTGCAGCTGTGGAGTACCGATGAATATAATTCCGTAGAGATGGATAACTCTTATGCAGGTATCAGCAGTATGATGCCTCAAAAAAAGAATCCTGATGCACTGGAAAGAACCCGTAAGGCATCTGCGCTGACCATGGGTCAGCTTGTTGCTATACTAAGCTCAACAAACAGTATCGAATATCAGCATAGTGGCGTCAGGGTAATGCTGGAGCCGAAATCTCTGGATGCAGTTCTTGCTGCAACTCATACCATGACCGGTGTAGTCAGCACCTTGCATGTCAATAAGGAAACCATGCTCAAATATGCCAGAGAAAACTTCTCTACGATGACTGATCTTGCAGATTTACTGGTTAGAAGTAATCACCTTGACTTCAGAGATGCCCACGAAGTGATTGCATCAGTAGTGAATAATGCCTTAAAACAAAAGAAAACTGCAGATCAGATCACAGTTGAGATGATCCAGACCGCAGCGAAAGAACGTTTAGGACACGAGTTATCTGTTACTGCAAAGCAATTACAAACTGCATTGGACCCTGTTCAAAGCATAACACATAAAACAGGCCCGGGAATGCCCGCAATATCCTCTGTAACGCAAATGATTACTACCGGTCAAAAGGATGTTGCTGCCAGGTCTGTCTGGCTGGAGAAGCAAAAAACATATCTGAGTAGAAAAAATCAGGAGTTAATAGAATTGGCCGGGAGCTATAGCCAATAAGCAGATTAATTGTAAACATCTAAAGTGAAGTAAAATGTTGAGCCAACATTTTCTTCACTTTTTAGCCTAATTTCACTTTCATGATACCGCAGGATCTCAGCGACAAGATATAATCCAATACCAAAACCAGGAATAGTTTTTATACGATTGTTATTAACTCTGTAAAATCGTTCAAAGAGTCTTTTCTGGTCAGCAGGACTTATTCCAATCCCCTGGTCACTTACATATATTTTAACCTTCCCATTCTGTTTTTCATACCCAAAAGTAATTACGCCACCATCGGGGGAATATTTTATGGCATTGCCAATCAGATTCATTAATACGTGCCCTATTTTGTTCTTATCCCCGTTTACTGTAACCTGATCAAGACCAATCTGCCTTATAATATGTGTTGCAGTCTGGAATTTTGCATCTTCAGCTATTTCTGTCATTAAAGAATGTAATTCAAAACTCTCCTTTTGCACATGCATTTTCCCTTCTTCCAATCTCGCCAGGTTTAAAAAGTCCTGAATCATACCAACCATTTTTTTAATCTGATTTTCGGCTTTAATCAGGGAAATTGTAGTAAACTCATCTTTTCCTTTTTTTGAATGTGCAATTAATAATTGATGATAGCCCATCAGAGCGGTCAACGGTGTTTTTAACTCGTGACTAACCATTGCAACAAAGTCATTCCTCTTCTGTTCTTCGAGTTTTTTCTCCGTTATATCCCTGACTATCTTCGATAAGCCAATAATTCTCCCCTGATTATCTCTTACCGGAGAAATCGTTAGTGAAACATCGATCAGAGTACCATTTTTTGTCATTCTGATTGTTTCAAAATGACTCACCGTCTCCCCCCTGCTTAACCTGGAGAGAATCAGTGTTTCCTCATCCTTACGATCTTCAGGAATCAATTTTAAAATTGGCTGACCAATCATTTCATCCTCTCTGTAACCAAAAATTCTTTCTGCCGAATCATTCCAGCTGGTCACAATTCCGTGAAGTGTTTTACTAATCACAGTATCATTACTCGACTCAACAATAGCAGCTAATTTTGCACTTTTTTCTTCCGCAGATTTAATATCACTGATATCAGAAGCACTCCCGATAAACAGATTTATATGATCTTCAATTCTATAATGCTGTTTCCATTGTATCTTAACCCATCGCAGACAATTATCATTAAAACGGTAGATTCTGAAGACCACATCACAAGTTTCCGCATGACCGGATGCGTCTATATTGTTAATCACCTGAACAACAAGAGGCATATCTTCCGGATAAATCCGATTCATAAAAGATGGATAGGTTATTTTTTCATTAACCTGAATACCAAAAATGCCTTTGCATTCTTCTGACATAAACAGATTATAATCTTTTGGATTCCATTCCCAGATACCCAATCCGGTAGACTCAACTGCCAGTTTCAATCTGGTTCTGCTCTTTTCCAGTTCAAGCAAGACGTCAGTTTTTTTTTCCTGCTCTTCATTTATCGCAGTAATATCTCTGGTGAAGCATCTGGTATGTATAAATTCACCATTTTTACGGTATACGCTTGAACTGATCAGTACATGCTTAATATCTCCATTTTTGCAGATAAGCTGAGCCGGATAATTTTGAATTATATCGTTGTTTGTCAGTCGGTTTAAAATATCATCTATAACATTTTGACTGGTATGAAACCTGCTGATCGGGAAACCGATATATTCTTCACTGGAATAGCCAAGTAAATCCAGCTCAGCCTGATTGGCCCATAAAATTATGCCTGCAGAATTAACCCGGTGAAGAGGAACAGATGCATTTTCAAAAAAATCTGTAAGCTCTTGTATTTGGACTTTCAGCATTTCATTCTTATTGCCGGATTTAGCCCGTTTTTCATTTAATTCTTTCAACTCTGCCATGATTAATAATCTAATATATTGAATCAGCTAAAAAAAGACAGACATGATTATAGCACAAAATCAAAAACACACAGGTATATTGGTATTCGGCAGCACAGTTGTGACGGACATGTCCTTTTGGTTCCGGAAATGTTAACATTTAACTCAAGACATTGTTTAATAAATTAATTTTTAAAAAGACGACGGATAAAAAAGGTAATTCTGCCGTTCATCATTTAAAAGAGTTCAAAATAAAAGGCCCGGAAAATATCCGGGCCAAAAGACGAAAAAGAAAGTAATTTCATTAAAACCTAAGTGTAACATTTGCAGAAAGAGACCTTGGCATTTGCGGACTCAATACACCCTGTCCGGTAAAATATAATACATTACCAATGTTATCCCCCTTTAAACCAACACGGCAATGCCTGGTTTCGTAAAATAGGGTCGCATTTAATAAAGTATAGGCAGGGAAAGTAAACACGCCGGTAGTCAGTGAATTTCCGGTAAGATGTTTCCCTGCATAATTACCACCAAACCCGGCACCCAGACCTTTTAATTTTCCTGTAGGCTGCACATAGCTGGCCCAGAAATTAATTAAGTCTGCGGGGCCTGCCGAGGCCGGCCTTCTTCCTTCAAATTCACGGGAAGATTTAGTCAGTTTGCTATCATTATAGCTATAACCCGCAATCAGGTTAAAGCCGGCTACCGGATTGGCAATCAGCTCAAAGTCCATTCCTCTACTCCGCTGAGTACCATCCTGAACAGTAATACTGTATTCTACATTATCTCTTATCAGCGGCTGAATTCTGGTTACATCCTTAACCTTGATATCATAATAACTTGCCGTGAAACTTAAGCGGCTATCAAAAATATCCATTTTCACTCCACCTTCAAACTGATTAGCCTGTTGCGGTTTGAAAGTACCAGAAATATCACTAAGAGGCTGGGCGGCAGGCGGAACATTGCTGAATCCGTTCATATAGTTTGCAAACAACGATATTTTGTCTTTAACCACCTGATAAACCAGTCCGAATTTTGGAGATACGGCAGTCTGGCTATATTTTGTATTCTTCTGTTCAATATTAGTCGAAAGATCCATTGTTCCAAGACTCTGAAAACGATCTACACGTAAACTCAGCATGGCCAGTAATTCATCTGTCAGATTGATCGCATCAGAAGCATAAACACTGTAAACATTAGTGGAATTGTAATTTTTAATTGGTGCACCGGCTGGGCTTGAGCCTGTAAATGCAGCCATTCTGGCCTCTGCTTTCATTCTGGTGAGATTACCATATTTCGCTGACATCTGACCATTTATCGCACTTACGGTATCAAACTTTAAGATAGCCGAATAATTAACATAAGTGGTCTGGTTAAGATAATCCAGTCCGGCAACAATACGGTGGCGCATCCCGCCAATTTTAAGGTCAGCATTGAAGTTCTGCTGGATATCCGTTGTTACCCCTTCATAATTCTGAAATTGTACGTTACGCTCTATCAGATCATCACTCTTCGCACCGCGGATAAATTCATACTGATATATACCATCAGTTTTCCGGGTATTCCTGGAGAAACTTGTCTGGGAATTCCAATGTTCCGAAATTTTATAATTCAGCTGTCCGCGGAAATTAGAAGACGGTGCTTTCAGGGTAATATCGTTAGCAGTAAAAGAACGTCTCCAGTCATAATTTAATTCTGCAGGCGTAGTGGCAATATATTTCCTGGTGCGATGCAGGAATACTATTGAAGGATTAGTCCCTTCATAATCATAAAACTCTGCATTCATCACAAGTTCCAGTTTATCATTGAACCTGTAGGAAATAACAGGGGCAATAAATAACGACTTACGAAATCCGGCATCCTGAAAACTTCCACGTTTATGCTGTGCCACATTTAAACGGAACTTTAAACTTTTATCTTTGTTAACAGGTCCGTAAATATCGGCAGTAAGACGGTTCAGGTTATAATTTCCTGTTGTATATCCGATCTCCGCACCTATGGTATCCAGAGGCTTTTTGGTGATTACATTAATCAGTCCGCCAAAAGTAGTCAGTGAACCGCCAAACAGCGTACCTGAAGGTCCTTTGACAACCTCTATCTTTTCAATATTTGCAGGATCAATATCACCGTTGGTCTGCCCTGCAATTCCATCTATCATAGAAATCCGGGTAGGGAATCCGCGTAGGTTGTAGTAAACAGCACCATCTCCGCCCCTTCCGATACTACCCTGCATTTTCAATACTCCGGGTGTGTTTTTCAGCACATCGGTCACATCAGTAGTAATCTGTTCATTAAACAGTGCTTTGGTGATTGTGGTATATACCTGTGGGTTTTCCAGGTTGTTCAGCGGAAGTTTGGCAACAGTTTCACTCTTGCGTATAACGAACTTATTTTTTTTCCTGCCATTGATTTCCACCTCATTGAGTTCCTGACTATTTTCATCCAGCATGAAATTTAAGGAAACGTTTTTTGATGAGGCTACAGTAGCTTGTTTTCGCTGCACGCTCAGCCCTACATAACTTGCACCAACAGTGTAAGTTCCTTCTTCGATTTCTTTAAGCGAATAATTACCCAGTGCATCTGCCTGTGTACTCCTTACACCAGCGATCCCCACGGTAACATAGGCCGCCGGTTTTCCGTCTCTGGTAGTTACCTTTCCTGATATACTACTTTTTGCCGCAGCAGTTTGAATGGTGATCTGCTCACCTGCTGCGCTCAGCCCTTTGAGCTGTTTTCCCAGTAGGGATGCAAGAATCTCTTTTACCGGTTTATCTGAAAAATTAAAACTAACCTTTCGCTGTACATTTAACTGAGTACTGCTGTAGGAAAAAGAAACGGCTGCCTTAGCGGCAATAGCATCCAGCGCTTCACTGATCGTAATATGAGTTGCCTGAACAGATATAAGTTTATTTAATGGAGAGCGCTGTTGGGCCAGCGTAAGAAAGGGAAACCAGAGTGAACAAAAAAATAAAAGGATAATCGCAATTTTTTTCTTTTGGGTACAGGCTTTGTACATACTTTTGTTTGTTGTTTAAATTAATGATGAATTGATTTGCAATAGCCCGGGATGAAGTTTGCAGACAGAAACCGGGTTTTTTATTTATCTACTTATCGTGAAAGTTTCATTTTGCTGATGATATTGTGATTTGATAGCGAAACAGATACTTTGCAGCACCTCATGTATATTCGGGTTGTTAAAACTGCCCGTATAGCGTTCCTGTTCCAGATTTTTATCCTTTATAACTAATTTGATATTATACCAGCGCTCAAGTATGAGCCTGATCTGTTCCAGATTAAGATCTTCCAGAACAAGCCGGTTTTCTTTCCAGTCCATATATTTTTTGCTGTTCTGTACAGTACTTTGCTTAAGACCGGGATTATCCCCTGCATTAAAAATTCCCTTTTGGCTGGCCGTAAGAATCAGCTCCCCACTATATTTAGCTC
This portion of the Pedobacter lusitanus genome encodes:
- a CDS encoding TonB-dependent receptor encodes the protein MYKACTQKKKIAIILLFFCSLWFPFLTLAQQRSPLNKLISVQATHITISEALDAIAAKAAVSFSYSSTQLNVQRKVSFNFSDKPVKEILASLLGKQLKGLSAAGEQITIQTAAAKSSISGKVTTRDGKPAAYVTVGIAGVRSTQADALGNYSLKEIEEGTYTVGASYVGLSVQRKQATVASSKNVSLNFMLDENSQELNEVEINGRKKNKFVIRKSETVAKLPLNNLENPQVYTTITKALFNEQITTDVTDVLKNTPGVLKMQGSIGRGGDGAVYYNLRGFPTRISMIDGIAGQTNGDIDPANIEKIEVVKGPSGTLFGGSLTTFGGLINVITKKPLDTIGAEIGYTTGNYNLNRLTADIYGPVNKDKSLKFRLNVAQHKRGSFQDAGFRKSLFIAPVISYRFNDKLELVMNAEFYDYEGTNPSIVFLHRTRKYIATTPAELNYDWRRSFTANDITLKAPSSNFRGQLNYKISEHWNSQTSFSRNTRKTDGIYQYEFIRGAKSDDLIERNVQFQNYEGVTTDIQQNFNADLKIGGMRHRIVAGLDYLNQTTYVNYSAILKFDTVSAINGQMSAKYGNLTRMKAEARMAAFTGSSPAGAPIKNYNSTNVYSVYASDAINLTDELLAMLSLRVDRFQSLGTMDLSTNIEQKNTKYSQTAVSPKFGLVYQVVKDKISLFANYMNGFSNVPPAAQPLSDISGTFKPQQANQFEGGVKMDIFDSRLSFTASYYDIKVKDVTRIQPLIRDNVEYSITVQDGTQRSRGMDFELIANPVAGFNLIAGYSYNDSKLTKSSREFEGRRPASAGPADLINFWASYVQPTGKLKGLGAGFGGNYAGKHLTGNSLTTGVFTFPAYTLLNATLFYETRHCRVGLKGDNIGNVLYFTGQGVLSPQMPRSLSANVTLRF
- a CDS encoding PAS domain S-box protein encodes the protein MAELKELNEKRAKSGNKNEMLKVQIQELTDFFENASVPLHRVNSAGIILWANQAELDLLGYSSEEYIGFPISRFHTSQNVIDDILNRLTNNDIIQNYPAQLICKNGDIKHVLISSSVYRKNGEFIHTRCFTRDITAINEEQEKKTDVLLELEKSRTRLKLAVESTGLGIWEWNPKDYNLFMSEECKGIFGIQVNEKITYPSFMNRIYPEDMPLVVQVINNIDASGHAETCDVVFRIYRFNDNCLRWVKIQWKQHYRIEDHINLFIGSASDISDIKSAEEKSAKLAAIVESSNDTVISKTLHGIVTSWNDSAERIFGYREDEMIGQPILKLIPEDRKDEETLILSRLSRGETVSHFETIRMTKNGTLIDVSLTISPVRDNQGRIIGLSKIVRDITEKKLEEQKRNDFVAMVSHELKTPLTALMGYHQLLIAHSKKGKDEFTTISLIKAENQIKKMVGMIQDFLNLARLEEGKMHVQKESFELHSLMTEIAEDAKFQTATHIIRQIGLDQVTVNGDKNKIGHVLMNLIGNAIKYSPDGGVITFGYEKQNGKVKIYVSDQGIGISPADQKRLFERFYRVNNNRIKTIPGFGIGLYLVAEILRYHESEIRLKSEENVGSTFYFTLDVYN